A single Macrobrachium nipponense isolate FS-2020 chromosome 5, ASM1510439v2, whole genome shotgun sequence DNA region contains:
- the LOC135215901 gene encoding basic proline-rich protein-like has protein sequence MADTVCLVPGHVADIAHPPRHPQWTTPSRPGTSPTHPSPGNRSGSCPPLPEHVEDIIRPPRSRELPTLPAHPGTRGGHRPPCPGVHGRYRPPTPSPAVDTAHSSRGTWRTSPTCPCPGNHSGPGPPHPENVVDINHPPRSREPRRARPAHPGTRCSHGPPAPVHGTAAGPAHPPRDQRRTPPARPGTRGGHRPPAQFPGTTTGPARPPWSWNQRRAQPASPGTGGGHHPPTHPMAHGGHCPPSRDPRRAQLARPGTRGGHDLPTPVPESEACQDCLYQGTRRKLPAHPGTRGGHCPPRPGAHGGHRPPTPSPAVDTAHSSRGMWLTSPTRPGISGRPGPPIPGSPAGPGPPVPGSAAGPAHPSRNKAVIARPGT, from the exons ATGGCGGACACCGTCTGCCTCGTCCCGGGGCACGTGGCGGACATTGCCCATCCACCCCGTCACCCGCAGTGGACAACGCCCAGTCGTCCTGGG ACATCGCCCACCCACCCCAGTCCCGGGAACCGCAGCGGGTCCTGCCCGCCCCTCCCAGAACACGTGGAGGACATCATTCGCCCGCCCCGGTCCCGTGAACTGCCCACActgcctgcccatcccgggacacgtggcggacaccgCCCACCCTGTCCCGGGGTACATGGCAGATATCGCCCACCCACCCCGTCACCCGCGGTGGACACCGCCCACTCGTCCCGAGGcacatggcggacatcgcccacctGCCCCTGTCCCGGGAACCAcagcgggcccggcccgccccaCCCAGAAAACGTGGTGGACATCAACCACCCGCCCCGGTCCCGTGAACCACGGCGGGCCCGGCCTGCCCATCCAGGAACACGTTGCAGtcatggcccgcccgccccggtcCACGGAACAGCGGCGGGCCCAGCCCACCCACCCCGGGACCAGAGGCGGacaccgcccgcccgtcccggaacacGTGGCGGGCATCGCCCACCTGCCCAATTCCCTGGAACCACAACGGGCCCAGCTCGCCCGCCCTGGTCCTGGAACCAGCGGCGGGCCCAGCCCGCCAGTCCTGGAACAGGTGGCGGACATCACCCGCCCACCCATCCCATGGCACATGGCGGACATTGCCCGCCCTCTCGGGACCCTCGGCGAGCCCAGCTAGCCCGTCCCGGAACACGTGGCGGACATGACTTGCCCACCCCAGTCCCGGAAAGCGAGGCGTGCCAAGACTGCCTGTACCAGGGCACACGGCGGAAATTgcctgcccatcctgggacacgtggcggacactgCCCGCCTCGTCCTGGGGcacatggcggacatcgcccacccACCCCGTCACCCGCGGTGGACACCGCCCACTCGTCCCGGGGCATGTGGCTGACATCACCCACCCGCCCCGGAATCAGCggcaggcccggcccgcccatcccgggatcACCGGcagggcccggcccgcccgtcccaggatcagcggcgggcccggcccacccgtcccggAACAAAGCGGTCATCGCCCGCCCCGGGACCTGA
- the LOC135215610 gene encoding uncharacterized protein LOC135215610 produces the protein MGIMYVLGLMREKFWVVKGNAAVRRVLGKCIKCRRVHGRVIEQQMADLPPDRVESGKPPFYRTGVDLFGPFFVKRGRAQIKHWGVIFTCLNMRAIHLEVASNLTSDSFISAFRRFLARRGHVRTIRCDCGTNFVGSRKVLDSSYEFLGENKVRNELLQCGVEFVFNPPGASHFGGAWERLIGNVRRVLDVVLGTQQLDYEGLCTLFCEVEATVNSRPLTIVTSDSRDPAPLTPNKLLNMGESPAGCHVATGSYSKQRWKQVQHMAEQFWARWKREYLSGLQQRQKWFKERRNVRVGDIVLMVNESVARCHWPLARVVQTKAGKDGLVRTVTVRREGKDYDRPLSKLVLILEEEQDLVDNARQ, from the coding sequence ATGGGCATAATGTATGTTCTGGGTCTAATGAGGGAGAAATTTTGGGTGGTTAAGGGCAATGCAGCGGTGAGGCGCGTGCTAGGGAAATGCATCAAGTGTCGCAGGGTACATGGAAGGGTAATTGAACAGCAAATGGCCGATCTACCACCTGATCGCGTGGAGTCAGGGAAACCACCCTTCTATCGCACCGGGGTGGACCTTTTTGGACCATTCTTCGTGAAAAGGGGCAGAGCGCAGATAAAGCACTGGGGAGTTATATTCACCTGCTTGAACATGAGGGCCATACACTTGGAAGTAGCGTCAAATCTCACATCAGACTCATTCATTAGTGCCTTCAGAAGGTTTTTGGCTCGTCGTGGACATGTTAGGACGATTAGATGCGACTGCGGCACTAATTTTGTGGGATCACGGAAGGTTCTAGACTCTAGTTATGAGTTCTTGGGAGAAAACAAGGTGCGAAATGAGTTGCTCCAGTGTGGGGTGGAATTTGTTTTCAATCCCCCGGGCGCCTCACATTTTGGAGGAGCATGGGAACGATTGATAGGTAATGTGAGGAGGGTCCTGGATGTAGTCTTGGGGACACAGCAATTGGATTATGAGGGATTGTGTACACTCTTTTGTGAGGTGGAAGCAACAGTTAATAGTAGGCCCCTTACCATTGTCACCTCAGACAGTAGAGACCCAGCTCCACTCACACCAAACAAGCTTTTAAACATGGGAGAGTCACCCGCAGGGTGCCATGTTGCAACAGGTAGCTACTCTAAGCAGAGATGGAAGCAAGTGCAGCACATGGCTGAGCAGTTCTGGGCACGTTGGAAACGCGAATACCTTTCGGGGTTACAACAGCGACAGAAGTGGTTCAAGGAACGACGAAACGTCAGGGTGGGAGACATAGTCCTTATGGTCAATGAAAGTGTAGCACGCTGCCATTGGCCACTGGCTCGAGTAGTACAGACTAAAGCAGGGAAAGATGGACTGGTTAGGACGGTGACTGTCAGAAGGGAGGGCAAGGATTATGATAGACCACTGtcgaaacttgttttaattctggaggaagagcagGACCTAGTGGACAATGCTAGGCAATAG
- the LOC135215903 gene encoding uncharacterized protein LOC135215903 yields the protein MGKARVASPLKDVSVPRLELSAAVLAVRLGTTILAMIDFKVDEVYYWTDSTTVLRYIRNDQARYQTFIANRVSMIREGSDQNEWRYVNSEWNPADDASRSKQSERWRRAGPGFLLKGGVFLASRASPHVQQCGRTRS from the coding sequence ATGGGAAAGGCAAGGGTAGCTAGCCCCTTGAAGGACGTTTCAGTACCCCGCCTAGAGCTTAGTGCAGCTGTACTAGCCGTAAGACTTGGAACCACAATTCTGGCCATGATAGATTTCAAGGTGGACGAGGTATATTATTGGACAGATTCAACAACGGTCTTGCGTTATATTCGGAATGATCAAGCTCGGTACCAAACATTTATAGCGAACCGAGTCTCTATGATAAGGGAAGGAAGTGATCAGAATGAGTGGAGGTACGTTAACTCTGAATGGAACCCGGCAGACGATGCATCACGCTCCAAGCAGTCTGAAAGGTGGAGAAGGGCAGGGCCAGGTTTTTTGCTGAAGGGAGGAGTGTTTTTGGCCAGCAGAGCCAGCCCACATGTCCAACAGTGTGGAAGGACTAGAAGTTAG